Proteins found in one Paraburkholderia caballeronis genomic segment:
- a CDS encoding alpha/beta fold hydrolase, whose translation MIVEVHGKPVYAYTGGQPFDRTRPVAVFVHGAEHDHSVWGLQSRYFANHGFGVLAVDLPGHVRSAGPALASIGGLADWLAALFDALQVPRAFVAGHSMGSLVALEFAARHPQRATRIALVATAFPMTVSPALLDAAREREPDAIALVNQWSHSTLAAKPSSPGPGFWLRGVNQRLMERVSARGEPQLFHTDFAACNDYADGLASAAKVQCPVRLIVGRRDAMTPPRAARALSDAFAAAGVPVDTVTLDAGHALMTEQPDATLDALYAFATERGNAR comes from the coding sequence ATGATCGTCGAGGTCCACGGCAAACCCGTTTATGCCTACACCGGCGGCCAGCCGTTCGACCGGACGCGGCCGGTCGCGGTGTTCGTGCACGGCGCGGAGCACGATCACAGCGTATGGGGATTGCAGTCGCGCTATTTCGCGAATCACGGTTTCGGCGTGCTCGCGGTCGATTTGCCGGGCCACGTGCGCAGCGCCGGGCCGGCGCTCGCGAGCATCGGCGGACTCGCCGACTGGCTCGCGGCCCTGTTCGACGCGTTACAGGTGCCGCGCGCGTTCGTCGCCGGGCACAGCATGGGCTCGCTCGTCGCGCTGGAATTCGCCGCGCGCCATCCGCAGCGTGCGACGCGCATCGCGCTCGTCGCGACCGCGTTCCCGATGACGGTGTCGCCCGCGCTGCTCGACGCCGCCCGCGAACGCGAGCCGGACGCGATCGCGCTCGTCAACCAGTGGTCGCATTCGACGCTCGCCGCGAAGCCGTCGAGCCCCGGCCCCGGCTTCTGGCTGCGCGGCGTGAACCAGCGGCTGATGGAGCGCGTGTCCGCGCGCGGCGAGCCGCAGTTGTTCCACACCGACTTTGCCGCGTGCAACGACTACGCGGACGGCCTCGCGAGCGCGGCGAAGGTGCAATGCCCGGTGCGGCTGATCGTCGGCCGGCGCGATGCGATGACCCCGCCGCGCGCGGCGCGCGCGCTGTCGGATGCGTTCGCGGCTGCCGGCGTGCCGGTCGATACGGTGACGCTCGACGCGGGCCACGCGCTGATGACCGAGCAGCCGGACGCGACGCTCGACGCGCTGTATGCGTTTGCGACGGAACGCGGGAACGCTCGCTGA
- a CDS encoding Mpo1-like protein, whose product MSQETRTDHFASFSQFYPFYLNEHRHPVSRRLHFIGTLGVIGCVAMAIATGDGLWLPAAVVCGYAFAWVGHFAFEKNRPATFRHPVYSLMGDWRMFADICRGKIPL is encoded by the coding sequence ATGAGCCAGGAGACCCGCACCGACCATTTCGCGAGCTTCTCGCAGTTCTATCCGTTCTACCTGAACGAGCACCGCCATCCGGTATCGCGGCGGCTGCACTTCATCGGCACGCTCGGCGTGATCGGCTGCGTCGCGATGGCGATCGCCACCGGCGACGGGTTATGGCTGCCGGCCGCCGTCGTCTGCGGTTACGCGTTCGCGTGGGTCGGCCATTTCGCGTTCGAGAAGAACCGTCCGGCCACGTTCCGCCATCCGGTCTACAGCCTGATGGGCGACTGGCGGATGTTCGCGGATATCTGCCGCGGGAAGATTCCGCTGTAG